From the Gordonia bronchialis DSM 43247 genome, one window contains:
- a CDS encoding M18 family aminopeptidase: protein MKVTTTATAAGLGEFIDASPSPFHVCASVAAELEQAGFRRLDEDREWPAPDSAERGRHYVIRGGSIIAWDSGDGDTFRIVGGHTDSPNLRVKQRPDRSSAGLAMVALEPYGGAWLNSWLDRDLGLSGRLAYRVDDRVERTLVHVTEPVIRVPQLAIHLSEDRKGVSLDPQRHVDGLWGLGDAVPDVLGWVAQYAGLDPDAVLGWELMTHDVTPSRLIGVDENLLSAPRLDNQGTCYAGLRALLDGTPSAHTRMLALFDHEEVGSGSERGAASDLLATVCERIVLARGGSRADYLRAMAGSVCLSGDMAHATHPNYPERHEPGHRIAINGGPVLKVNQNLRYASDALGEAIFALACDTAGVPMQRYTHRADLPCGSTIGPITATRTGLTTIDVGAPQLAMHSARELMGADDVPMYSAALQAFLSAS, encoded by the coding sequence GTGAAGGTCACGACAACGGCCACCGCTGCCGGACTGGGCGAGTTCATCGACGCCTCACCGTCGCCGTTCCACGTATGCGCAAGCGTCGCAGCCGAACTGGAGCAGGCCGGATTCCGGCGACTCGACGAGGATCGCGAGTGGCCCGCGCCCGATTCGGCGGAGCGGGGCCGCCATTACGTGATCCGCGGCGGTTCCATCATCGCGTGGGACAGCGGCGACGGCGATACCTTCCGGATCGTCGGCGGCCACACCGACAGCCCCAATCTGCGCGTCAAGCAGCGCCCCGACCGGAGTTCGGCCGGGCTGGCGATGGTGGCACTGGAGCCGTACGGCGGTGCGTGGCTCAACTCCTGGCTCGACCGTGACCTGGGGTTGTCCGGACGCCTGGCCTATCGGGTGGACGACCGGGTGGAGCGCACCCTGGTGCACGTCACTGAGCCGGTGATCCGGGTGCCGCAGTTGGCCATTCACCTCTCCGAGGACCGCAAGGGGGTGTCGCTGGACCCGCAGCGCCACGTCGACGGTCTCTGGGGCCTGGGTGACGCGGTGCCCGACGTGCTCGGCTGGGTGGCGCAGTACGCCGGTCTCGACCCGGACGCCGTTCTCGGCTGGGAGCTGATGACCCATGACGTGACGCCCAGCCGACTCATCGGCGTGGACGAGAACCTCCTGAGCGCACCACGATTGGACAATCAGGGCACGTGCTATGCGGGGCTGCGTGCCCTCCTCGACGGCACGCCGTCCGCGCACACCCGCATGCTCGCGCTGTTCGACCACGAGGAGGTGGGCAGCGGGTCGGAGCGTGGCGCCGCGTCGGATCTCCTGGCCACGGTCTGTGAGCGAATCGTGCTGGCCCGCGGTGGATCTCGCGCCGATTACCTGCGTGCGATGGCCGGCAGCGTGTGCCTGTCGGGTGACATGGCGCACGCCACCCACCCCAACTACCCGGAACGCCACGAACCCGGCCACCGCATCGCGATCAACGGCGGGCCGGTGCTCAAGGTGAATCAGAACCTGCGCTACGCGTCGGATGCGTTGGGCGAGGCCATCTTCGCGCTCGCCTGTGACACCGCGGGAGTCCCGATGCAGCGCTACACCCATCGCGCCGATCTGCCCTGCGGCTCGACGATCGGGCCGATCACCGCGACGCGCACCGGGCTGACCACCATCGACGTCGGTGCGCCACAACTGGCCATGCACAGTGCACGGGAACTCATGGGTGCCGACGACGTGCCGATGTATTCGGCTGCCCTGCAGGCGTTTCTGTCCGCGTCCTGA
- a CDS encoding lytic transglycosylase domain-containing protein produces the protein MGKHSKPRKSRAPFVATALLPIGILAAAATAEAGPAPDATPSALPSAPAAAHHKNVVLAEAVVTKETAPRVTPAPTPPPAPVRPVSVVDGQVPVSNYDAYVNAADIMSRTNPRCGIDWRLIAGIGKVESHHADEGNVDSHGTLRDPIFGPVLNGSLAGNQVITDTDHGRLDGDASYDRAVGPMQFLPETWNHYAADANGDGKADPQNIFDAALTTARYLCDGNLDLRNDASRVTAILRYNNSMTYVDNVLGFARSY, from the coding sequence TTGGGTAAGCACTCGAAACCACGGAAATCACGCGCGCCATTCGTCGCCACGGCACTTCTGCCGATCGGCATCCTGGCCGCCGCGGCAACCGCGGAAGCCGGTCCAGCACCCGACGCCACCCCCTCGGCGCTACCGTCCGCACCGGCGGCCGCCCACCACAAGAACGTCGTCCTCGCCGAGGCCGTGGTCACCAAGGAGACCGCACCCCGGGTGACGCCGGCGCCGACGCCCCCGCCCGCCCCGGTGCGCCCGGTGAGCGTGGTCGACGGCCAGGTACCGGTCAGCAACTACGACGCCTACGTCAACGCCGCCGACATCATGTCGCGGACCAACCCGCGCTGCGGCATCGACTGGCGCCTCATCGCCGGCATCGGCAAGGTGGAGTCCCATCACGCCGACGAGGGCAACGTCGACAGCCATGGCACCCTGCGCGACCCCATCTTCGGGCCGGTCCTCAACGGCTCGCTGGCCGGCAATCAGGTCATCACCGACACCGATCACGGACGGCTCGACGGCGACGCCTCCTACGACCGCGCCGTCGGCCCGATGCAGTTCCTGCCCGAGACCTGGAATCACTACGCAGCCGACGCCAACGGCGACGGCAAGGCCGACCCGCAGAACATCTTCGACGCCGCGCTCACCACCGCCCGCTATCTGTGCGACGGCAACCTGGATCTGCGCAACGACGCCTCCCGGGTGACCGCCATCCTGCGCTACAACAACTCGATGACCTACGTCGACAACGTGCTGGGGTTTGCGCGGTCCTACTGA
- a CDS encoding PQQ-binding-like beta-propeller repeat protein: MSIGSSVSAVARRLPFGIGSVVAVLCVVMVVGAGAVLIGGPTDSDDTDYDFGLLRDYRSTPDVAWTLTDADLPGYAGAGQIKVTDTYHDTWLVSYPSGIGRAFMAVDRRNGRARWDQIVRAGLGDCAFTETGQVGCAIELGDPPTPAFYLVDPDGTISGSSALDGTSTVFGWASNFLRINKFGYQVSLVAPGGRTLWTQRFAQAVVRDRVQISDGVAVLPTADGSEYALRRSDGEARVSCTQCRMQLYPGGLVVQYDEAVNQRVAMYGLANGRLDSAPTSVVPGVRLVSGTSTKPVLAIQGSVFASHGVYSVYDPAGHDETWQVVDEQVSKAGARPCGSLLSLARIDGSRVMFELSDGSRLGGMLPPDPRHPETNLDLLRCVGSSGDLMVVAGWGQVSAMAPDGQVRWAVALSGDGAASAVDGYVVLTQGTTLSVLRPS, from the coding sequence ATGTCCATCGGCTCGTCGGTCTCCGCTGTTGCGCGTCGGCTCCCATTCGGCATCGGATCGGTGGTTGCGGTGCTGTGCGTGGTGATGGTGGTCGGCGCGGGTGCGGTGCTGATCGGCGGCCCCACCGACTCCGACGACACCGACTACGACTTCGGGCTGCTACGCGACTACCGGTCGACGCCGGATGTCGCCTGGACCCTGACCGACGCCGATCTGCCCGGTTATGCGGGAGCCGGACAGATCAAGGTCACCGACACCTACCACGACACCTGGCTGGTGTCGTATCCGAGCGGGATCGGTCGCGCGTTCATGGCCGTCGACCGCCGCAACGGCCGGGCCCGCTGGGATCAGATCGTCCGGGCCGGACTCGGCGACTGTGCGTTCACCGAGACCGGGCAGGTCGGGTGCGCGATCGAGCTCGGTGACCCGCCCACTCCGGCCTTCTATCTCGTCGACCCCGACGGCACGATCAGCGGCAGCTCGGCGCTCGACGGCACCAGCACGGTGTTCGGATGGGCATCGAACTTCTTGCGGATCAACAAGTTCGGCTATCAGGTCAGCCTCGTCGCCCCCGGGGGACGCACCCTGTGGACCCAACGCTTCGCGCAGGCGGTCGTGCGCGACCGGGTGCAGATCAGTGACGGTGTGGCGGTCCTCCCGACCGCGGACGGCAGCGAGTACGCCCTGCGGCGCAGCGACGGCGAGGCGCGCGTGAGTTGCACGCAGTGCCGGATGCAGCTCTACCCGGGCGGTCTCGTGGTGCAGTACGACGAGGCCGTCAACCAGCGGGTGGCGATGTACGGACTGGCGAACGGGCGACTCGATTCGGCACCGACGTCGGTGGTCCCGGGCGTCCGCCTTGTCTCGGGAACCTCGACGAAGCCGGTGCTCGCGATCCAGGGTTCGGTGTTCGCGTCGCACGGCGTCTACTCGGTATACGACCCGGCCGGCCACGACGAGACCTGGCAGGTCGTCGACGAGCAGGTGTCCAAGGCCGGCGCGCGGCCCTGCGGGTCGCTGCTCTCGCTGGCGCGCATCGACGGCTCCCGGGTGATGTTCGAGCTCTCCGACGGTTCGCGGCTCGGCGGGATGCTGCCGCCCGATCCACGCCACCCGGAGACCAACCTCGATCTGCTCCGGTGCGTCGGGTCGTCGGGGGACCTGATGGTCGTCGCGGGATGGGGACAGGTGAGCGCGATGGCGCCCGACGGCCAGGTGCGCTGGGCGGTGGCGCTCTCCGGTGACGGGGCCGCGTCGGCTGTCGACGGATATGTCGTGCTCACGCAGGGCACCACGTTGTCGGTGTTGCGCCCGTCCTGA
- a CDS encoding AraC family transcriptional regulator yields MDALDGLLRGPAATHPTTLRMAMTDRWAIRIEDSSALTLVAVTEGVGVAGYDDGTEYELGVGCVALIRGTEPYTVSDRARSPVIAHIDEDGRCFDPTGRHSVAEQMSVGVRTWGNRRPQAASDSRDTTMLIATYRAGEISRQVVESLPRISVLDHPDDPLVALAEAEIVRTLPGQEVVIDRLVDLILITAIRDLMDRSDAPPAYFRASRDPVVGPAVALMHTNPGHPWTLAGIAQSVGVSRATLARRFTELMGEPPIGYLTRWRLALAADLLADPDISLRAIAHRVGYGSPFALSSAFTREFGMSPTRYAAHRSTTRDRLGETAMID; encoded by the coding sequence ATGGACGCGCTCGACGGGCTTCTGCGGGGTCCGGCCGCCACCCACCCGACCACGCTGCGGATGGCGATGACCGACCGCTGGGCGATCCGGATCGAGGACTCCTCGGCGCTCACCCTCGTTGCGGTCACCGAGGGCGTCGGCGTCGCCGGATACGACGACGGCACCGAGTACGAGTTGGGCGTCGGGTGCGTCGCCCTGATCCGGGGGACCGAGCCGTACACGGTGTCTGACCGCGCGCGTAGCCCCGTCATCGCCCACATCGACGAAGACGGACGGTGCTTCGACCCGACCGGACGCCACAGCGTCGCCGAGCAGATGAGCGTCGGGGTACGCACGTGGGGTAACCGGCGACCGCAGGCGGCTTCTGATTCGCGCGATACGACGATGCTCATCGCCACCTATCGCGCCGGCGAGATCAGCCGGCAGGTGGTGGAATCACTGCCGCGGATCAGCGTGCTCGACCATCCCGACGATCCGCTCGTCGCGCTGGCCGAAGCGGAGATCGTGCGCACCCTGCCCGGGCAGGAGGTCGTCATCGACCGGCTCGTCGACCTGATCCTCATCACCGCGATCCGCGACCTCATGGATCGCTCCGACGCCCCGCCCGCCTACTTCCGGGCGTCGCGGGACCCGGTCGTCGGGCCGGCCGTCGCGCTGATGCACACCAATCCCGGACACCCGTGGACCCTGGCGGGGATCGCGCAGAGCGTCGGCGTCTCGCGGGCCACGCTCGCACGTCGATTCACCGAGCTGATGGGCGAACCTCCGATCGGATATCTGACGCGGTGGCGACTCGCGCTCGCCGCCGACCTGCTCGCCGACCCCGACATCTCGTTGCGCGCCATCGCCCATCGCGTCGGATACGGAAGCCCGTTTGCGCTCAGCTCCGCGTTCACCCGCGAGTTCGGCATGAGTCCCACCCGATATGCGGCACATCGCTCGACCACCCGAGACCGTCTGGGCGAGACGGCAATGATTGACTGA
- a CDS encoding anthrone oxygenase family protein, with amino-acid sequence MNGLKDTLLTLTVVTTGLSAGLLAAFAYAVMPGLDRAGPSVAVPAMQRINVAILNPLFAVIFVGGVVFGVLSLWAFWRDDLRWWIVAAVILVVIGLVITGIANVPANNRLDAAGDVHGPDAARAWSDFYGNWVRWNVVRAVATAAGCATLVVGVLSTR; translated from the coding sequence ATGAACGGACTCAAGGACACCCTGCTCACCCTCACCGTCGTGACCACCGGTCTCAGCGCCGGACTGCTCGCCGCGTTCGCGTACGCGGTGATGCCCGGCCTGGACCGGGCGGGCCCGTCGGTCGCCGTCCCGGCGATGCAACGCATCAACGTCGCGATCCTCAACCCGCTCTTCGCCGTCATCTTCGTCGGCGGCGTCGTCTTCGGGGTGCTGAGCCTCTGGGCGTTCTGGCGCGACGATCTGCGCTGGTGGATCGTCGCCGCGGTGATCCTGGTCGTCATCGGACTGGTGATCACCGGCATCGCCAACGTGCCCGCCAACAACAGGCTCGACGCGGCCGGCGATGTCCACGGGCCCGACGCTGCCCGCGCGTGGTCGGATTTCTACGGAAACTGGGTGCGCTGGAACGTTGTTCGAGCCGTCGCGACGGCGGCGGGGTGTGCGACGCTGGTCGTGGGGGTGCTGTCCACGCGGTGA
- a CDS encoding VOC family protein → MNSTEYPDPTGDPLRILRAADTPGFDDPVAPDPDFARALRDRLSRGATLPKEVIVSTVETISDTTVSVSSTVERPGALPYLTVVDARRAIDWYVDHLGARLRGEPIVMDDGSIGHAELEMGDGVIYLATEFPDMGLRAPAPGHVSVSLMLPVADTDAAMARAEQGGGSVTREPYEAYGARTGTIVDPFGHRWMLTGPSKVGAAERIHPGDIVYMSLQTPDAARAARFYGAVLGWEYDPQTRQVTNLGHRLGISNAAGYGSNTLFCVYAVDDFASAQAAIVAAGGRAGNIGEVSADGARVVDAVDNQGVAFAVHVPDPGAPRGAQHPRGIGEMSYLTVHTPDSAHYRAFYGAVLGWDFRPGRIDDGWEVTDVRPQIGVAGGADSAVAVPMWNTDDVAAAVQRVRAAGGQVLDEPERAPYGITARCTDDQGAEFYLGQLF, encoded by the coding sequence ATGAACAGCACCGAGTACCCGGACCCGACCGGCGACCCGTTGCGCATCCTGCGCGCCGCGGATACCCCTGGCTTCGACGACCCCGTCGCACCTGACCCGGATTTCGCCCGCGCACTGCGTGATCGGCTCTCCCGCGGCGCGACCCTACCGAAGGAAGTCATCGTGAGCACAGTGGAAACGATCTCTGACACAACAGTTTCGGTCTCCTCCACCGTGGAACGCCCCGGCGCTCTCCCCTATCTCACCGTCGTCGACGCGCGCCGTGCCATCGACTGGTACGTCGACCATCTCGGCGCCCGGCTGCGTGGTGAACCGATCGTCATGGACGACGGTTCGATCGGTCACGCCGAACTCGAGATGGGTGACGGCGTCATCTATCTGGCCACCGAGTTCCCCGACATGGGGCTGCGGGCCCCGGCGCCCGGCCACGTCTCGGTGAGCCTGATGTTGCCGGTTGCCGACACCGACGCCGCCATGGCACGCGCTGAGCAGGGCGGCGGGTCGGTCACCCGGGAACCGTACGAGGCCTACGGCGCTCGGACCGGGACCATCGTCGACCCCTTCGGCCATCGCTGGATGCTGACGGGACCATCGAAAGTCGGTGCGGCCGAACGGATTCATCCGGGCGACATCGTCTACATGTCCCTGCAGACCCCCGACGCAGCGCGCGCTGCCCGCTTCTACGGTGCGGTGCTCGGCTGGGAGTACGACCCCCAGACTCGTCAGGTCACCAATCTCGGTCACCGACTTGGCATCTCGAACGCCGCCGGCTACGGCTCCAACACCCTGTTCTGCGTGTACGCGGTGGACGACTTCGCCTCCGCGCAGGCCGCCATCGTCGCCGCCGGCGGCCGGGCAGGCAACATCGGCGAGGTGTCGGCCGACGGAGCACGCGTCGTCGATGCCGTCGACAACCAGGGGGTTGCCTTCGCGGTTCATGTCCCCGACCCAGGGGCACCGCGAGGCGCGCAACACCCGCGGGGCATCGGCGAGATGTCGTACTTGACGGTGCACACCCCCGACAGTGCGCATTATCGAGCCTTCTACGGCGCGGTGCTCGGCTGGGACTTCCGTCCCGGACGCATCGACGACGGCTGGGAGGTCACCGATGTGCGGCCGCAGATCGGTGTCGCCGGCGGCGCCGATTCTGCTGTCGCAGTGCCCATGTGGAACACCGACGACGTGGCCGCCGCCGTGCAGCGGGTCCGCGCCGCCGGCGGGCAGGTTCTCGACGAACCAGAACGTGCACCGTACGGCATCACCGCCCGCTGCACCGACGACCAGGGTGCGGAATTCTATCTGGGACAACTCTTCTGA
- a CDS encoding RNA polymerase sigma factor gives MSSDHTVSRSGPDGLLAVYDEALPAVYGFVVRRCRDRAVAEDVTSETFLAAMDTVRRDESTEPSTPWLIGIARHKLADHWRRMQRTPEPVDDLPESADDAWDAHLDAMVAHHTLATLSPIHRSALTLRYVDDLPVAECAEILDRTVGATEALLTRAKRAFRAAYPDHQPDQTTSSRRGGHA, from the coding sequence GTGAGCAGTGACCACACGGTCTCCCGCAGCGGCCCGGACGGGCTGCTGGCGGTCTACGACGAGGCGCTTCCGGCGGTGTACGGCTTCGTCGTGCGCCGCTGCCGTGATCGTGCGGTCGCCGAGGACGTGACCTCGGAGACCTTCCTGGCGGCGATGGACACCGTCCGCCGCGACGAGTCCACCGAACCGTCGACGCCGTGGTTGATCGGGATCGCACGCCACAAGCTGGCCGATCACTGGCGGCGGATGCAGCGCACACCGGAGCCGGTGGATGATCTTCCCGAATCCGCCGACGACGCGTGGGACGCCCATCTCGACGCGATGGTGGCCCACCACACCCTCGCCACACTCTCGCCGATCCATCGCAGCGCACTCACTCTGCGCTACGTCGACGATCTGCCGGTGGCGGAGTGTGCGGAGATCCTCGATCGCACCGTCGGCGCCACCGAGGCACTGCTCACCCGGGCCAAGCGCGCCTTTCGTGCCGCCTACCCGGATCACCAACCCGATCAGACAACGTCGAGCCGGAGAGGAGGTCACGCATGA
- a CDS encoding aldehyde dehydrogenase family protein — protein sequence MTETLYIDGRWRAAASGETREIRCPADLSVVGLVAEADSLDTEEAIGAARRAFDDGPWPHTPAAERGALLLRVADEIESRRTEFARAESLDTGKRLRESDIDMSDIAHCFRYFGALAGDDTTRVVDAGSPDIDSRIVYEPVGVCGLITPWNYPLLQAAWKIAPALAAGNTFVLKPAELTPHTAILLMSVFADLNLPPGVANLILGAGAIAGAPLASHPDVDLVSFTGGLATGRVIAREAAATVKKVALELGGKNPNVVFADACDTPDRLAISVDNALNAAFLHSGQVCSAGARLVIEASAHDRFVDELVRRAARIRLGRPFADGTETGPLISSAHRDKVHAYVEQARAEGADIRTGGAFATGDQGSGSLDDGWFYLPTVIDNARRDMACVHDEAFGPTVTVETFTDEDEAVRIANDTEYGLAGAVWSSDTARARRVADRLRHGTVWVNDFGPYLPQAEWGGFKRSGVGRELGPSGLDEYREAKHVYENRRPGVTGWFGVR from the coding sequence ATGACTGAGACGCTCTACATCGACGGCCGGTGGCGGGCCGCCGCATCGGGTGAGACGCGGGAAATACGCTGCCCGGCAGATCTTTCCGTCGTCGGCCTGGTTGCCGAGGCCGACTCCCTGGACACCGAGGAGGCGATCGGTGCGGCCCGCCGCGCCTTCGACGACGGGCCGTGGCCGCACACCCCGGCCGCCGAGCGGGGCGCCCTTCTGCTTCGGGTTGCCGACGAGATCGAGAGCCGCCGAACAGAATTCGCCCGGGCAGAGTCCCTTGACACCGGTAAACGTCTGCGCGAGTCGGACATCGACATGTCTGACATCGCCCACTGTTTCCGCTACTTCGGCGCACTCGCCGGCGACGACACCACGCGGGTCGTCGACGCCGGATCACCGGACATCGACTCTCGCATCGTCTACGAGCCGGTCGGGGTGTGCGGTCTGATCACGCCGTGGAATTACCCACTGCTGCAAGCGGCATGGAAGATCGCACCCGCGCTGGCGGCCGGCAACACCTTTGTGCTGAAACCGGCCGAACTCACGCCGCACACCGCCATCCTGCTGATGAGCGTCTTCGCCGACCTGAACCTGCCGCCGGGCGTCGCGAACCTGATTCTCGGCGCCGGGGCCATCGCGGGTGCGCCGTTGGCCTCGCATCCCGACGTGGACCTCGTGTCGTTCACCGGCGGGCTGGCCACCGGCCGGGTCATCGCACGCGAGGCCGCGGCCACCGTGAAGAAGGTCGCTCTCGAACTCGGCGGCAAGAACCCGAATGTCGTCTTCGCCGACGCCTGCGACACTCCGGACCGGCTCGCCATCTCCGTCGACAATGCCCTCAACGCCGCGTTCCTGCACTCCGGCCAGGTCTGTTCGGCAGGCGCCCGACTCGTGATCGAGGCGTCGGCGCATGACCGCTTCGTCGACGAACTCGTCCGTCGTGCCGCACGGATTCGGCTCGGGCGGCCGTTCGCGGACGGCACCGAGACCGGCCCACTGATCTCCTCGGCACACCGCGACAAGGTCCACGCCTACGTCGAGCAGGCCCGCGCCGAGGGCGCCGACATCCGGACCGGAGGCGCCTTCGCCACCGGCGACCAGGGGTCCGGGTCACTCGACGACGGCTGGTTCTATCTGCCGACCGTCATCGACAATGCCCGCCGCGACATGGCCTGTGTGCACGACGAGGCCTTCGGGCCGACGGTCACCGTGGAGACCTTCACCGATGAGGACGAGGCCGTTCGCATTGCCAACGACACCGAATACGGGCTGGCCGGGGCGGTGTGGTCGTCGGATACCGCCCGGGCACGTCGGGTCGCCGACCGCCTTCGCCACGGCACCGTGTGGGTTAACGACTTCGGGCCGTACCTGCCGCAGGCCGAGTGGGGCGGGTTCAAACGCTCGGGCGTGGGCCGTGAACTCGGGCCGTCGGGTCTCGACGAGTATCGCGAGGCCAAACACGTCTACGAGAACCGTCGGCCCGGGGTGACGGGCTGGTTCGGCGTGCGCTGA
- a CDS encoding alpha/beta fold hydrolase yields the protein MTTIELPSATIEFEEFGPADSPHPPVVFVHGVVVDGRMWTAVAQRLAEDGFRCLVPTLPLGAHRIPWGPAADRSPRGAAHIVAEFIAELRLNEPTLVGCDTGGAICQFALDGDPTLAGRVVFTNCDAFEQFPPQPYPVVFALLRRPGLTRRLAGLLQRSRALRHSPLGFGLLVTDPDPDLSASILDPLRTDERVRDDLAAFLRAIDKRELAALTARLAAVTVPVSVVWGTADRAFRPPLGRRLAAVFPDATFTEVPGARTFVAMDRPQAVVAAIVDIGTRGSSANGGPSTAAHD from the coding sequence ATGACCACCATCGAACTCCCCTCGGCGACCATCGAGTTCGAGGAATTCGGTCCCGCGGATTCGCCGCATCCACCGGTCGTATTCGTGCATGGGGTGGTGGTCGACGGACGGATGTGGACCGCAGTCGCCCAGCGTCTCGCCGAAGACGGGTTCCGTTGCCTGGTACCAACCCTCCCGCTCGGCGCACATCGCATCCCGTGGGGTCCCGCGGCCGACCGCAGCCCGCGCGGCGCGGCGCACATTGTCGCCGAGTTCATCGCCGAATTACGGCTGAATGAACCGACTCTCGTCGGATGCGATACCGGTGGCGCGATCTGCCAGTTCGCGCTCGACGGGGACCCGACCCTGGCCGGGCGCGTGGTGTTCACCAATTGCGATGCGTTCGAACAGTTTCCACCGCAGCCCTATCCTGTCGTCTTCGCCCTTCTCCGACGCCCCGGCCTGACGCGGCGGCTTGCCGGACTCCTCCAGAGGTCGCGTGCCCTGCGGCACTCGCCGCTCGGATTCGGGCTGCTGGTCACCGATCCCGATCCCGACCTGTCCGCGTCGATCCTCGACCCGCTGCGCACCGATGAGCGCGTCCGCGACGACCTCGCCGCCTTCCTGCGCGCCATCGACAAGCGTGAACTCGCCGCGCTCACAGCACGATTGGCCGCGGTGACGGTACCGGTATCGGTGGTGTGGGGCACCGCCGACCGGGCTTTCCGTCCGCCGCTGGGCCGCCGCCTGGCCGCCGTGTTCCCCGACGCGACATTCACCGAGGTCCCGGGCGCGCGGACCTTCGTCGCCATGGACCGGCCGCAGGCCGTCGTTGCGGCCATCGTCGACATCGGCACCCGAGGGTCGTCGGCCAACGGTGGCCCGAGCACCGCCGCTCATGACTGA
- a CDS encoding TetR/AcrR family transcriptional regulator, translated as MKVNRRTQAERTAATRAALIGAGRELFGEHGYASVGTQVIVEAAGVTRGALYHQFGDKKGLFTAVFDALEQEVVALCADAMTDLAPTDPIAALKVGIRAFLEVFTDPVRHRIGLVDAPSVLGWQEWRARGEEFGFALIEGLLQASIELGQMADQPIRPIAHVAIGALDESALYVAAAADRQQAVAEVTVVLDRIVDSFAIT; from the coding sequence ATGAAAGTCAACCGTCGGACCCAGGCAGAGCGCACCGCGGCGACTCGCGCCGCCCTCATCGGTGCCGGTCGCGAACTCTTCGGCGAACACGGTTACGCCTCGGTCGGCACCCAAGTCATCGTCGAGGCCGCCGGGGTCACCCGCGGAGCGCTCTATCACCAGTTCGGGGACAAGAAGGGGCTGTTCACGGCGGTATTCGATGCACTGGAGCAGGAGGTGGTCGCACTCTGCGCCGACGCGATGACCGACCTCGCGCCCACCGACCCGATCGCCGCGCTCAAGGTCGGCATCCGGGCGTTTCTCGAGGTCTTCACCGATCCGGTGCGTCATCGTATCGGCCTCGTGGATGCCCCCTCGGTCCTCGGCTGGCAGGAGTGGCGTGCGCGCGGTGAAGAGTTCGGCTTCGCCCTGATCGAGGGACTGCTGCAGGCGTCCATCGAACTGGGGCAGATGGCCGATCAGCCCATCCGGCCGATCGCGCACGTCGCCATCGGAGCGCTCGACGAGTCCGCGCTCTATGTCGCCGCGGCCGCCGACCGCCAACAGGCCGTCGCCGAGGTGACGGTGGTGCTCGACCGCATCGTCGATTCCTTTGCGATCACCTGA
- a CDS encoding VOC family protein — protein sequence MATATINSMLLSTDDPARLCEWYAAAFEAAPQTTPGDPGASYRVIALDGFYLMFDKRDDVSGRNTGGARAILNVEVDDPQATAQRLDDLGAEWISPLENRDGSFFGTVADPDGNWLQILRLSDEHEVEMSQPESAFSGFAVRDLDAAETFYRDVLGMRVLRFPMGILGIRINRQTTVMVYPKPDHEPATYTILNIPVPDLEAAVDDLTAKGVAFLRYDGFDHDERGIVGSGAHGGPDLAWFTDPSGNVLSVLRN from the coding sequence ATGGCAACCGCAACGATCAACTCCATGCTCCTGTCCACCGACGATCCCGCCCGATTGTGCGAGTGGTACGCGGCCGCTTTCGAGGCCGCCCCGCAGACGACGCCCGGTGACCCCGGTGCGTCGTACCGCGTGATCGCCCTCGACGGCTTCTACCTGATGTTCGACAAACGTGACGACGTGTCCGGCCGCAACACCGGCGGGGCACGGGCCATCTTGAACGTCGAGGTCGACGACCCGCAGGCCACCGCGCAGCGCCTCGACGACCTCGGGGCCGAGTGGATCAGCCCGCTTGAGAATCGCGACGGCAGCTTCTTCGGCACCGTCGCCGACCCCGACGGCAACTGGCTGCAGATCCTGCGGCTCTCCGACGAGCACGAGGTCGAGATGAGCCAACCGGAGTCCGCGTTCAGTGGCTTCGCGGTGCGTGACCTCGACGCCGCGGAGACGTTCTACCGGGATGTGCTCGGGATGCGTGTGCTGCGGTTCCCGATGGGCATCTTGGGGATCCGGATCAACCGTCAGACCACCGTGATGGTGTACCCCAAGCCCGATCACGAACCCGCCACCTACACGATCCTCAACATCCCGGTCCCTGATCTCGAGGCCGCCGTCGACGACCTCACCGCCAAAGGCGTCGCGTTCCTGCGCTACGACGGTTTCGATCACGACGAACGCGGCATCGTCGGTTCCGGTGCGCACGGCGGACCCGACCTCGCCTGGTTCACCGATCCATCCGGCAACGTGCTCTCGGTGCTGCGCAACTGA